A single window of Dermacentor albipictus isolate Rhodes 1998 colony chromosome 1, USDA_Dalb.pri_finalv2, whole genome shotgun sequence DNA harbors:
- the LOC135905971 gene encoding antimicrobial peptide microplusin-like: MKVLLVCGLILAGAFLAEAAGGRELCGKSNEEIKAVLKCMGEHVPPELRGKAAGIISSKGDNLAELVKKQCDADIDFVELLETVFSGNEAEAIKKAYRECKPSRR, from the exons ATGAAAGTGCTCCTCGTCTGCGGACTGATCCTGGCTGGAGCCTTCCTCGCTGAGGCTGCCGGTGGTAGGGAGCTGTGTG ggAAGAGCAATGAAGAAATCAAGGCAGTTCTGAAGTGCATGGGAGAGCACGTTCCCCCTGAG CTCAGAGGCAAGGCGGCCGGAATCATCAGCAGCAAGGGAGACAACCTGGCCGAGCTTGTCAAGAAGCAGTGTGACGCAGACATTGACTTC GTCGAGTTGCTGGAAACGGTGTTCTCA GGTAACGAGGCAGAAGCCATCAAGAAGGCCTACAGGGAGTGCAAGCCGAGCCGAAGATGA